One genomic segment of Musa acuminata AAA Group cultivar baxijiao chromosome BXJ3-3, Cavendish_Baxijiao_AAA, whole genome shotgun sequence includes these proteins:
- the LOC103978688 gene encoding F-box/kelch-repeat protein At5g42350-like codes for MISTSNRFSSNSRASLLCNDSGKSAEDGETSHRKNMEGLSISKSLVRSVSQKYKKKRSVFRAAHSGGSSRHNSSTCLGHYVKGGGCRRVGACDDFDSTIKTRFSAMDECIPQRMDKGIEDTGVGMECFSYGVSEKFWRSSRKEKPSVQCPSTSSSAVPASLPDDVLEMILARLPLSSVMTARCVCKKWRHLTSTPHFIQMRSDCSYGSPWLFLFGITKGGCHAGDIHALDVSGDRWHRIHSDVLKGRFLFSVTSIKSDIYVVGGCSRSSLSMEKRSIKTHKGVLVFNPLSGSWRKTAPMKSARSGPVLGVFEVGASCSLFEARPKSQDQLQLKSRIGGVSDVYKDPHRLSVRLRLRDAFSEEDVSSERKRRPSNFVGENMSKQLKFALIAVGGCGSWDEPLESGEIYDPVTDKWIEIASLPGEFGVICSGAICGKMFYVYSETDKLAGYDLERGFWMTIQVCHPPPRLREYYPKLIACSSRLFFSCVSWCEIDGQPNRREIAVRKFWELDFTLRAWNEVSWHPDAPMDRNAMFLADDDMIYSIEMFRIFGQVLDFLTACHVSKTGLKWHRITKKHATHEVDASSCVIKSMLVLHL; via the coding sequence ATGATCAGCACTTCGAACAGATTCAGCAGCAACAGCAGGGCATCACTTCTATGCAATGATTCAGGAAAATCTGCCGAAGATGGCGAAACATCTCATCGCAAGAACATGGAGGGGTTGAGCATTTCCAAGAGCCTAGTGCGGAGCGTGAGCCAGAAGTATAAGAAGAAAAGGAGCGTCTTTAGAGCAGCCCATAGTGGTGGAAGCTCCAGGCACAATTCCTCTACATGCCTTGGCCATTATGTGAAGGGTGGCGGGTGTCGTCGGGTGGGTGCTTGCGACGACTTTGATTCTACTATCAAGACGCGGTTCAGTGCCATGGACGAGTGCATCCCGCAGAGGATGGACAAAGGGATTGAAGATACTGGGGTAGGGATGGAGTGCTTCTCTTATGGCGTTTCGGAGAAATTTTGGAGGAGTTCCAGGAAGGAGAAGCCATCTGTGCAGTGCCCATCAACTTCATCATCTGCTGTTCCGGCTTCGCTACCTGATGATGTGTTGGAAATGATTCTTGCTCGGCTTCCTTTGTCATCTGTCATGACAGCACGTTGCGTGTGCAAGAAGTGGAGGCACTTGACAAGCACGCCCCATTTCATACAGATGAGAAGCGACTGTTCTTATGGTAGTCCATGGTTGTTCCTGTTTGGCATCACGAAGGGTGGGTGTCATGCTGGTGACATTCATGCTTTGGATGTCTCTGGCGATCGATGGCACAGGATTCACAGTGATGTGCTAAAAGGCAGGTTCTTGTTCTCTGTTACAAGTATTAAGAGTGATATCTATGTTGTTGGTGGTTGCTCTAGGTCTTCTTTGTCAATGGAGAAGAGGTCCATCAAGACTCACAAAGGGGTCCTGGTGTTTAACCCTTTGAGCGGCTCATGGCGTAAAACTGCACCGATGAAATCAGCAAGGTCAGGACCTGTTCTGGGTGTCTTTGAAGTAGGTGCCAGCTGCAGTTTGTTTGAAGCTCGACCCAAGTCCCAAGATCAGCTTCAGTTGAAGTCTCGGATTGGAGGAGTCTCTGATGTGTATAAGGATCCACACAGACTCTCTGTCAGGCTTCGGCTTAGAGATGCTTTTAGTGAGGAGGATGTTTCATCGGAGCGCAAAAGAAGACCATCCAACTTTGTTGGAGAAAATATGAGCAAGCAGTTAAAATTTGCACTGATTGCTGTGGGTGGTTGTGGATCCTGGGATGAACCTCTTGAATCTGGTGAGATCTATGATCCTGTAACTGATAAGTGGATAGAGATTGCAAGTTTGCCAGGGGAATTTGGAGTCATTTGCTCAGGTGCCATATGTGGCAAAATGTTTTATGTTTACTCAGAGACAGATAAACTCGCAGGCTATGATTTGGAAAGAGGCTTCTGGATGACAATTCAGGTGTGCCACCCTCCTCCCCGGCTTCGTGAATACTACCCGAAGCTCATTGCTTGTAGCAGTCGGTTGTTCTTCTCTTGTGTGTCATGGTGTGAAATAGATGGCCAACCAAACAGGAGGGAGATAGCTGTGAGGAAGTTCTGGGAGCTGGATTTCACTTTACGTGCATGGAATGAGGTCTCATGGCATCCAGATGCTCCCATGGACCGGAATGCCATGTTTCTTGCAGATGACGATATGATTTACAGTATCGAGATGTTTAGGATATTTGGGCAGGTCCTGGATTTCTTAACTGCTTGTCATGTTTCCAAAACTGGACTGAAGTGGCACCGTATCACCAAGAAGCATGCAACACATGAAGTGGATGCTTCTTCATGTGTAATCAAGTCAATGCTGGTGTTGCACCTCTGA